One genomic region from Enterobacter hormaechei ATCC 49162 encodes:
- a CDS encoding GNAT family N-acetyltransferase — protein sequence MSAVEIFPETEIEVRDALPDDAHAISAIYAWHVLHGRASFEEVPPTVDEMRERMKRVTDSGLPWLVALYRGIVVGYCYATFYRPRQAYRYTLEESIYVDASTTGRGFGSVLLQALIARCEQGPWRQMIAVVGDGQNNPGSLRLHKKHGFEMVGQLRSVGYKKGDWRDTVLMQRPLNDGDWTLPE from the coding sequence ATGTCGGCTGTAGAGATTTTCCCCGAAACTGAAATCGAGGTGCGCGACGCCCTTCCTGACGATGCGCATGCCATCTCGGCGATATACGCCTGGCATGTGCTTCATGGCCGTGCGTCCTTCGAGGAAGTTCCCCCCACCGTCGATGAGATGCGTGAGCGGATGAAGCGTGTGACCGACAGCGGTTTACCGTGGCTGGTTGCGCTGTATCGCGGCATTGTCGTCGGCTACTGCTACGCCACCTTTTATCGTCCACGCCAGGCCTATCGGTACACCCTTGAGGAATCCATCTATGTGGATGCCAGCACCACCGGTCGCGGGTTTGGCTCGGTCTTACTCCAGGCGCTGATCGCCCGTTGTGAACAGGGACCGTGGCGGCAGATGATTGCCGTGGTCGGCGACGGGCAAAATAATCCCGGGTCGTTACGTCTGCATAAAAAGCACGGTTTCGAGATGGTGGGTCAGCTCAGGAGTGTGGGATACAAGAAAGGCGACTGGCGGGACACGGTGTTGATGCAGCGCCCGCTCAACGACGGGGACTGGACGCTGCCTGAGTAA
- the dld gene encoding D-lactate dehydrogenase, with the protein MSSVRTDDNTAFINELSRLVGHSHLLTDPAKTARYRKGFRSGQGDALAVVFPGTLLELWRVLSACVAADKIILMQAANTGLTEGSTPNGNDYDRDIVIISTLRLDKLHLLDKGEQVLAFPGTTLYSLEKALKPLGREPHSVIGSSCIGASVIGGICNNSGGSLVQRGPAYTEMSLFARIDENGKLTLVNHLGIDLGVTPEQILSKLDDDRVKDEDVQHDGRHAHDHDYITRVRDIEADTPARYNADPDRLFESSGCAGKLAVFAVRLDTFPAEKKQQVFYIGTNQPEVLTEIRRHILAEFTHLPVAGEYMHRDIYDIAERYGKDTFLMIDKLGTDKMPFFFTMKGRTDAMLEKVSLFKPHFTDRFMQKLGNVFPAHLPERMKTWRDKYEHHLLLKMAGDGIAEAQSWLTGFFKTADGDFFACTPEEGSKAFLHRFAAAGAAIRYQAVHSEEVEDILALDIALRRNDTEWFEHLPPEIDSKLVHKLYYGHFMCYVFHQDYIVKKGVDAHALKEQMLALLHERGAQYPAEHNVGHLYKAPETLKQFYRKNDPTNSMNPGIGKTTRQKYWKESAETEQRNTQAADDLVQPNLRDC; encoded by the coding sequence ATGTCTTCTGTTCGAACTGACGATAACACGGCTTTTATTAACGAACTGTCGCGCCTGGTTGGTCACTCTCACCTGCTTACCGACCCGGCCAAAACCGCCCGCTACCGTAAGGGCTTTCGCTCCGGCCAGGGCGACGCGCTGGCGGTGGTCTTCCCCGGTACGTTGCTTGAACTGTGGCGCGTGCTGAGCGCCTGCGTTGCGGCAGACAAGATTATTTTAATGCAGGCTGCGAATACCGGCCTGACCGAAGGCTCCACGCCGAACGGCAACGATTACGATCGTGACATCGTGATTATCAGCACCCTGCGCCTCGACAAACTGCACCTGCTCGACAAAGGCGAACAGGTACTCGCCTTCCCCGGCACCACGCTCTACTCACTGGAAAAGGCGCTTAAGCCGCTGGGACGCGAACCGCACTCGGTGATTGGCTCATCGTGCATTGGCGCCTCGGTGATCGGCGGGATCTGCAATAACTCCGGCGGCTCGCTGGTACAGCGCGGCCCGGCTTACACGGAAATGTCGCTGTTTGCCCGTATCGATGAAAACGGCAAGCTGACGCTGGTGAACCATCTGGGCATCGATCTGGGCGTAACGCCGGAACAGATCCTCAGCAAGCTCGATGACGATCGGGTGAAGGACGAAGACGTGCAGCACGACGGTCGTCACGCGCATGACCACGATTACATCACCCGCGTGCGCGATATCGAGGCCGATACGCCAGCGCGCTATAACGCCGATCCGGATCGCCTGTTTGAATCCTCCGGCTGCGCGGGCAAACTGGCCGTTTTTGCGGTGCGCCTTGATACCTTCCCGGCAGAGAAAAAGCAGCAGGTGTTTTACATCGGCACCAACCAGCCGGAGGTGCTGACGGAGATCCGCCGTCATATTCTGGCCGAGTTCACTCACCTGCCGGTGGCGGGCGAGTATATGCACCGGGATATTTACGACATCGCCGAACGCTACGGCAAAGATACTTTCCTGATGATCGACAAGCTCGGCACCGACAAAATGCCGTTCTTCTTCACCATGAAAGGGCGCACCGACGCGATGCTGGAGAAAGTCTCGCTGTTCAAACCCCACTTTACCGACCGCTTTATGCAGAAGCTGGGCAACGTTTTCCCGGCCCATCTGCCGGAGCGAATGAAAACCTGGCGCGATAAGTATGAACATCACTTGCTGCTGAAAATGGCCGGGGACGGGATTGCTGAAGCACAGTCCTGGCTCACCGGGTTCTTCAAAACCGCCGACGGGGATTTCTTTGCCTGTACGCCGGAAGAAGGCAGCAAAGCCTTCCTGCACCGCTTCGCCGCGGCGGGCGCCGCTATCCGTTACCAGGCGGTGCATTCCGAAGAGGTGGAGGATATTCTGGCGCTGGATATTGCCCTGCGTCGCAACGACACCGAATGGTTTGAGCATCTGCCGCCGGAGATTGACAGCAAACTGGTGCACAAGCTCTATTACGGCCACTTTATGTGCTATGTCTTCCACCAGGATTACATCGTCAAAAAAGGGGTCGACGCGCATGCGCTGAAAGAGCAGATGCTGGCGCTGCTGCATGAGCGCGGCGCACAATATCCTGCCGAACACAACGTGGGTCACCTGTATAAGGCGCCGGAGACGCTTAAACAGTTTTATCGTAAAAATGATCCAACAAACAGTATGAACCCCGGCATTGGTAAGACAACGCGGCAGAAATACTGGAAAGAGTCTGCTGAAACAGAGCAGCGCAATACCCAGGCCGCTGACGATCTCGTACAGCCAAATTTAAGAGATTGTTAA
- the bglX gene encoding beta-glucosidase BglX: MKWLCSVGVAVSLALQPALAEDLFGNHPLTPEARDAFVTDLLKKMTVDEKIGQLRLISVGPDNPKEAIREMIKDGQVGAIFNTVTRQDIRAMQDQVMQLSRLKIPLFFAYDVVHGQRTVFPISLGLASSFNLDAVKTVGRVSAYEAADDGLNMTWAPMVDVSRDPRWGRASEGFGEDTFLTATMGKTMVEAMQRKSPADRYSVMTSVKHFAAYGAVEGGKEYNTVDMSPQRLFNDYMPPYKAGLDAGSGAVMVALNSLNGTPATSDSWLLKDVLRDQWGFKGITVSDHGAIKELIKHGTASDPEDAVRVALKSGINMSMSDEYYSKYLPGLVKSGKVTMAELDDAARHVLNVKYDMGLFNDPYSHLGPKDSDPTDTNAESRLHRKEAREVARESLVLLKNRLDTLPLKKSGTIAVVGPLADSKRDVMGSWSAAGVADQSVTVLTGIKSAVGDNAKVVYAKGANVTDDKDIVTFLNQYEEAVKVDPRTPKEMIDEAVNAAKQSDVVVAVVGEAQGMAHEASSRTDITIPQSQRDLIAALKATGKPLVLVLMNGRPLALVKEDQQADAILETWFAGTEGGNAIADVLFGDYNPSGKLPMSFPRSVGQIPVYYSHLNTGRPYNADKPNKYTSRYFDEANGPLYPFGYGLSYTTFTVSDVKMSAPTMKRDGSVTASVDVTNSGKREGATVIQMYVQDVTASMSRPVKQLRGFEKVNLKPGETRTVSFPIDVNALKFWNQQMKYDAEPGKFNVFIGVDSARVNKAEFELQ; encoded by the coding sequence ATGAAATGGCTATGTTCTGTAGGTGTCGCCGTCAGCCTGGCGCTGCAACCTGCGCTGGCAGAGGATTTGTTTGGTAATCACCCGCTCACGCCTGAAGCCCGCGACGCCTTTGTCACGGATTTGCTCAAAAAGATGACGGTCGATGAGAAAATCGGCCAGCTGCGCCTGATCAGCGTCGGCCCGGATAACCCGAAAGAAGCCATCCGCGAGATGATCAAAGACGGGCAGGTCGGGGCTATCTTCAACACCGTTACCCGCCAGGATATCCGCGCCATGCAGGATCAGGTGATGCAACTCAGCCGCCTGAAAATTCCTCTTTTCTTCGCCTATGACGTGGTGCACGGCCAGCGTACCGTCTTCCCGATTAGCCTCGGGTTAGCCTCCTCCTTCAACCTCGATGCGGTGAAAACCGTTGGGCGCGTTTCTGCTTATGAAGCGGCAGACGACGGCCTGAACATGACCTGGGCGCCAATGGTGGACGTCTCGCGCGATCCGCGCTGGGGCCGCGCCTCGGAAGGCTTCGGTGAAGACACCTTTTTAACCGCCACGATGGGGAAAACCATGGTGGAAGCGATGCAGCGCAAAAGCCCGGCAGATCGTTACTCGGTGATGACCAGCGTCAAGCACTTCGCCGCCTATGGCGCGGTGGAGGGCGGTAAAGAGTACAACACCGTCGACATGAGCCCGCAGCGCCTGTTCAACGACTATATGCCACCGTACAAAGCGGGGCTGGATGCGGGCAGCGGCGCGGTGATGGTGGCGCTGAACTCTCTCAACGGCACGCCTGCCACCTCCGATTCGTGGCTGCTGAAAGACGTGCTGCGCGACCAGTGGGGCTTCAAGGGCATCACCGTTTCGGATCACGGCGCGATTAAAGAGCTGATCAAGCACGGCACGGCGTCTGACCCGGAAGATGCGGTACGGGTGGCGCTCAAGTCCGGCATCAACATGAGCATGAGCGACGAGTACTACAGCAAATACCTGCCGGGGCTGGTGAAGAGCGGCAAGGTGACGATGGCTGAACTGGACGACGCCGCTCGCCACGTGCTGAACGTTAAATATGACATGGGGCTGTTTAACGATCCGTACAGCCATCTGGGGCCGAAGGACTCAGACCCGACGGACACCAACGCCGAAAGCCGTCTGCACCGTAAAGAAGCCCGCGAAGTGGCCCGCGAAAGCCTGGTGCTGCTGAAGAACCGCCTCGACACGCTGCCGCTGAAAAAATCCGGCACCATTGCCGTGGTCGGTCCGCTGGCCGACAGCAAGCGCGACGTCATGGGCAGCTGGTCCGCTGCGGGCGTGGCGGATCAGTCCGTCACGGTGCTGACCGGCATTAAGAGCGCCGTCGGTGATAACGCAAAAGTGGTTTACGCCAAAGGCGCGAACGTGACTGACGACAAAGACATCGTCACCTTCCTCAACCAGTACGAGGAAGCGGTGAAGGTAGACCCGCGCACGCCGAAGGAGATGATCGACGAAGCGGTTAACGCCGCGAAGCAGTCCGACGTGGTGGTCGCCGTGGTCGGTGAAGCGCAGGGGATGGCGCACGAAGCCTCCAGCCGTACCGATATCACCATTCCGCAGAGCCAGCGCGATCTGATCGCGGCCCTGAAAGCCACCGGCAAGCCGCTGGTGCTGGTGCTGATGAACGGTCGTCCGCTGGCGCTGGTGAAAGAGGACCAGCAGGCTGACGCCATTCTGGAAACCTGGTTCGCCGGTACTGAAGGCGGTAACGCCATTGCCGACGTGCTGTTTGGCGATTACAACCCGTCAGGCAAGCTGCCGATGTCCTTCCCGCGCTCCGTCGGGCAGATCCCGGTTTACTACAGCCACCTGAACACCGGTCGTCCTTATAACGCCGACAAGCCGAACAAGTACACGTCTCGTTATTTCGATGAAGCGAACGGCCCGCTGTATCCGTTTGGCTATGGTCTGAGCTACACCACCTTTACGGTCTCTGACGTAAAAATGTCGGCGCCAACGATGAAGCGTGACGGCAGCGTGACCGCCAGCGTGGACGTGACCAACAGCGGCAAACGCGAAGGTGCGACGGTGATCCAGATGTACGTGCAGGACGTCACGGCCTCCATGAGCCGTCCGGTGAAACAGCTGCGCGGCTTCGAGAAGGTCAACCTGAAACCGGGCGAAACCAGAACGGTTAGCTTCCCGATTGACGTGAATGCGCTGAAGTTCTGGAATCAGCAGATGAAATACGATGCCGAGCCAGGCAAATTCAACGTCTTTATCGGTGTGGATTCCGCCCGCGTGAACAAAGCCGAATTCGAACTGCAATAA
- the osmF gene encoding glycine betaine ABC transporter substrate-binding protein OsmF: MTMIKGIAGSTVLLAALSLPLQAAEPVKVGSKIDTEGALLGNIILQVLESHGVKTVNKVQLGTTPVVRGAITSGELDIYPEYTGNGAFFFKDENDPAWKNAKAGYEKVKKLDAEKNKLVWLTPAPANNTWTIAVRKDIAEKGKLTSLDDLSRYLKEKGEFKLAASAEFIERADALPAFEKAYDFKLDQAQLLSLAGGDTAVTIKAAAQQTSGVNAAMAYGTDGPVAALGLQTLTDPKGVQPIYAPTPVVREAVLQAYPDIDAWLKPVFEKLDAKTLQQLNASIAVEGLDAKKVAADFLKQQGLVK; the protein is encoded by the coding sequence ATGACGATGATTAAGGGGATCGCTGGTTCGACGGTGCTACTGGCGGCGCTGAGCCTGCCGCTACAGGCCGCAGAGCCGGTTAAGGTGGGTTCCAAAATTGATACCGAGGGCGCGCTGCTCGGCAATATCATTTTGCAGGTGCTCGAAAGCCACGGCGTGAAAACGGTCAATAAAGTTCAGCTTGGCACCACGCCGGTCGTCCGCGGTGCCATCACGTCCGGTGAGCTGGATATCTACCCGGAATACACCGGCAACGGGGCATTCTTCTTCAAGGATGAAAACGATCCGGCCTGGAAAAATGCCAAAGCCGGGTACGAAAAAGTCAAAAAGCTGGACGCGGAAAAAAATAAGCTGGTCTGGCTCACGCCTGCACCGGCCAACAACACCTGGACCATCGCGGTGCGCAAAGATATCGCCGAGAAAGGCAAGCTCACCTCGCTTGACGATCTCAGCCGCTACCTGAAAGAGAAGGGCGAGTTTAAGCTCGCGGCCTCGGCAGAGTTTATCGAGCGCGCTGATGCCCTGCCAGCGTTTGAAAAAGCCTATGATTTCAAGCTTGATCAGGCACAGCTGCTCTCTCTGGCGGGTGGCGACACGGCGGTGACCATCAAGGCGGCGGCGCAGCAAACCTCTGGCGTCAACGCGGCGATGGCCTACGGCACCGACGGCCCGGTCGCGGCGCTTGGTCTGCAAACCCTGACCGACCCGAAAGGCGTTCAGCCGATTTACGCCCCAACCCCGGTGGTGCGCGAGGCGGTTCTGCAAGCCTACCCGGATATCGACGCATGGCTGAAACCGGTGTTTGAAAAACTGGATGCGAAAACGCTGCAACAGCTGAACGCCAGCATTGCCGTTGAGGGGCTGGATGCCAAAAAAGTGGCTGCCGACTTCCTGAAACAACAAGGGCTTGTGAAGTAA
- a CDS encoding ABC transporter permease, with amino-acid sequence MPIKCHNRVLLLLACVAIAAVALPFVNVAPNRLVSGEPRALWQIWSFTPLLLGAALASAVVLAFWPGRAAQWLTLLLSEALFIVLFWSAGQAATQMASVESPLARTSIGSGLWLWLALCLLVCSDAIRRLTPMPVWRWLLNAQFWVIPLLILFSGDLNHLSLLKEYVNRQEVFDNALAQHLTILFGTLIPALLLGVPLGMWCYRHPSRQGAVFTVLNVIQTIPSVALFGLLIAPLAGLVKSFPALAAAGIAGTGLTPALIALVLYALLPLVRGVVAGLSQVAPDVLESAHAMGMSARQCFWKIQLPLALPLLVRSLRVVTVQTVGMAVIAALIGAGGFGALVFQGLLSSALDLVLLGVVPTIALAVVLDALFALWLALLRRRAND; translated from the coding sequence GTGCCAATAAAATGTCATAACCGCGTCCTGCTGCTGTTGGCCTGTGTGGCCATCGCGGCGGTCGCGTTACCCTTTGTAAATGTCGCGCCAAACCGTCTGGTATCGGGCGAACCGCGCGCGCTCTGGCAGATCTGGTCATTTACGCCGCTGCTGCTGGGCGCGGCGCTGGCGAGTGCCGTTGTCCTGGCATTCTGGCCAGGGCGTGCAGCACAGTGGCTGACGCTTCTGCTCAGCGAAGCGCTGTTTATCGTACTGTTCTGGAGCGCAGGGCAGGCGGCAACGCAGATGGCCTCGGTTGAAAGCCCGCTTGCGCGCACGTCAATTGGCAGCGGCCTGTGGCTGTGGCTGGCACTCTGCCTGCTGGTCTGTAGCGATGCCATTCGCCGTCTGACGCCGATGCCCGTCTGGCGCTGGCTGCTGAATGCGCAATTCTGGGTTATCCCGCTGCTGATCCTTTTCAGCGGCGATCTGAATCATCTCTCGCTGCTAAAAGAGTACGTCAACCGCCAGGAGGTGTTTGACAACGCGCTGGCGCAACATCTGACGATCCTGTTCGGAACGTTGATCCCGGCGCTGCTGCTGGGTGTCCCGCTGGGGATGTGGTGCTACCGGCATCCCAGCCGCCAGGGGGCCGTTTTTACCGTACTCAACGTTATTCAGACTATCCCCTCCGTCGCCCTGTTTGGCCTGCTGATTGCTCCCCTCGCCGGTCTGGTGAAATCCTTCCCCGCGCTGGCTGCGGCAGGGATTGCCGGAACCGGGCTGACGCCTGCCCTTATCGCCCTTGTGCTGTATGCGCTGCTGCCGCTGGTGCGCGGCGTGGTGGCGGGGTTAAGCCAGGTTGCGCCTGACGTGCTGGAAAGCGCCCATGCGATGGGAATGAGTGCGCGCCAGTGTTTCTGGAAAATACAGCTACCGCTTGCGCTGCCGCTGCTGGTTCGCAGCCTGCGGGTGGTGACGGTGCAGACCGTGGGAATGGCGGTGATTGCCGCGCTGATCGGTGCGGGTGGCTTTGGGGCACTGGTGTTCCAGGGCCTGCTCAGCAGCGCGCTGGATCTGGTGTTGCTGGGCGTCGTGCCCACGATTGCGCTGGCGGTCGTACTGGATGCCCTGTTTGCCCTGTGGCTCGCGCTGCTCAGGAGAAGAGCCAATGATTGA
- a CDS encoding ABC transporter ATP-binding protein: MIEFHDVSKTFAGRPAASHLNLHFAEGAFSVLIGTSGSGKSTTLKMINRLVEHDSGTIRFAGEEIRSLPVLELRRRMGYAIQSIGLFPHWTVAQNIATVLQLEKWSRAKINERVDELMALLGLDASLRDRYPHQLSGGQQQRVGVARALAANPQVLLMDEPFGALDPVTRGALQAEMSRIHRILGRTIVLVTHDIDEALRLADRLVLMDHGEVVQQGTPLELLTAPANDFVREFFGRSELGVRLLSLRTVRDYMRPQEAQIGGEPLHDAMSLRDALSAFVARQCEVLPVADGQGTPCGTIHFRDLLAGEVTSEVGT, from the coding sequence ATGATTGAATTTCATGATGTAAGTAAAACCTTTGCGGGCCGTCCGGCGGCAAGCCACCTCAATCTGCATTTTGCCGAGGGGGCGTTCTCGGTATTGATCGGAACGTCGGGGTCGGGAAAATCCACGACGCTGAAGATGATCAACCGGCTGGTGGAACACGACAGCGGAACAATTCGCTTTGCCGGAGAAGAGATCCGCAGCCTGCCGGTGCTGGAGCTGCGGCGGCGTATGGGCTACGCCATTCAGTCCATCGGCCTGTTTCCCCACTGGACGGTGGCGCAGAACATTGCCACCGTGCTACAGCTGGAAAAATGGTCCCGGGCGAAGATCAACGAGCGTGTCGACGAGCTAATGGCGCTGCTGGGCCTGGACGCCTCGCTTCGCGACCGCTATCCGCACCAGCTTTCCGGCGGGCAGCAGCAGCGGGTCGGGGTGGCGCGTGCGCTGGCCGCCAACCCGCAGGTGTTGCTGATGGATGAACCCTTCGGCGCGCTGGATCCGGTCACCCGTGGCGCACTTCAGGCCGAGATGAGCCGCATCCACCGTATTCTTGGCCGCACCATCGTGCTGGTGACGCATGATATCGACGAGGCGCTACGGCTGGCCGATCGGCTGGTGCTGATGGATCACGGCGAAGTCGTCCAGCAGGGGACGCCGCTTGAGCTGTTAACGGCGCCAGCAAACGATTTTGTGCGTGAGTTTTTTGGCCGCAGCGAGCTGGGCGTCAGGCTGCTCTCGCTGCGCACCGTCAGAGACTATATGCGTCCGCAGGAGGCACAAATCGGTGGTGAACCGCTGCATGATGCGATGAGCCTGCGCGATGCCCTGTCGGCGTTTGTTGCCCGGCAGTGCGAGGTATTACCCGTTGCGGACGGGCAGGGGACGCCATGCGGGACGATCCATTTTCGCGATTTGCTGGCGGGGGAGGTGACGAGTGAAGTGGGTACGTGA
- a CDS encoding ABC transporter permease: protein MKWVRDPLLWLTGLFIALLYLMPHSAALFNALIPGLPRPVYQQESFVNLTLAHFWLVAVSSVIAIVLGVGAGIAVTRPAGREFRPLVETIAATGQTFPPVAVLAIAVPAIGFGQEPAIIALILYGVLPILQGTLAGIAAVPASVLSVAEGMGMSAWQRLVKVELPLAAPVIIAGVRTSVIINIGTATIASTVGANTLGTPIIIGLSGFNTAYIIQGAVLVALAAIVVDRLFERLAGYLSQHRREQ from the coding sequence GTGAAGTGGGTACGTGATCCGTTACTTTGGCTGACAGGACTGTTCATCGCCTTACTCTACCTGATGCCACACAGCGCGGCGCTATTTAATGCGCTCATTCCCGGGCTACCGCGCCCGGTGTACCAGCAGGAGAGCTTTGTTAATCTCACCCTGGCGCACTTCTGGCTGGTGGCGGTATCAAGCGTGATTGCCATTGTGCTGGGCGTTGGCGCCGGTATTGCGGTGACGCGGCCTGCGGGCAGGGAGTTTCGCCCGCTGGTGGAGACCATCGCCGCAACGGGGCAGACTTTCCCGCCGGTAGCCGTGCTGGCGATTGCCGTACCGGCGATCGGTTTTGGGCAGGAGCCTGCCATCATTGCGCTGATTTTGTACGGCGTGTTGCCCATTCTGCAAGGGACGCTGGCGGGCATAGCGGCGGTGCCTGCATCGGTGCTGAGCGTAGCGGAAGGAATGGGAATGAGCGCCTGGCAGCGGCTGGTGAAGGTCGAACTGCCGCTGGCCGCCCCGGTGATTATCGCTGGCGTGCGGACGTCCGTGATTATCAACATTGGTACGGCAACCATCGCCTCGACGGTCGGCGCGAATACGCTGGGGACGCCGATCATTATCGGATTAAGCGGGTTTAATACGGCTTATATTATTCAGGGGGCGGTTCTGGTTGCGCTGGCGGCGATTGTGGTGGATCGCCTGTTTGAACGCCTGGCTGGATACCTCAGCCAACACCGCCGCGAACAATAA
- a CDS encoding protein YohO: MKATKLAVITLFALMAVSGIGGVMLAGYSFIVRGGVG; encoded by the coding sequence ATGAAGGCAACGAAACTGGCCGTAATTACCCTTTTTGCACTGATGGCCGTCAGCGGTATCGGTGGCGTTATGCTTGCAGGTTATTCATTTATTGTTCGCGGCGGTGTTGGCTGA
- the mlrA gene encoding HTH-type transcriptional regulator MlrA yields MALYTIGEVALLCDINPVTLRAWQRRYGLLKPQRTDGGHRLFNDADIDRIREIKSWIDNGVQVGKVKSLLSQDDPDTQHLWREQQETLLRLLQSGNVQRLRGWIKEQGRDYPAQTLITHLFIPLRRRLQCQQTTLQALLSMLDGVLINYISVCLASARNKNSKDALVIGWNVHDTTRLWLEAWIATQQGWRVDVLAHSLAQLRPELFEGQTLLVWCGEVPSASQQQRLMEWREHGYPVYSLGPNAS; encoded by the coding sequence ATGGCGCTTTACACGATAGGTGAAGTGGCACTCCTGTGTGATATCAATCCCGTTACGCTACGGGCGTGGCAGCGACGGTATGGATTGCTTAAGCCGCAAAGAACGGACGGCGGGCACCGCCTGTTTAACGATGCGGATATTGACCGGATCCGCGAGATCAAAAGCTGGATCGACAACGGCGTACAGGTTGGCAAGGTGAAATCGCTTCTGAGCCAGGACGATCCTGATACGCAGCATCTCTGGCGCGAGCAGCAGGAAACGCTGCTGAGGCTGTTGCAGAGCGGTAATGTGCAGCGTCTGCGCGGCTGGATCAAAGAACAGGGTCGCGACTACCCCGCACAAACCCTGATCACCCATCTTTTTATTCCCTTACGGCGACGGCTCCAGTGTCAGCAAACCACCTTACAGGCGCTGCTCAGCATGCTTGACGGCGTGCTGATTAACTATATTTCCGTCTGTCTTGCTTCAGCGCGGAATAAAAACAGTAAAGATGCGCTGGTGATCGGCTGGAACGTGCACGATACCACCCGGCTGTGGCTCGAAGCCTGGATTGCCACCCAGCAGGGCTGGCGCGTTGACGTGCTTGCCCACTCGCTGGCCCAGCTCAGACCGGAACTCTTTGAGGGGCAGACGCTGCTGGTCTGGTGCGGCGAAGTCCCCTCCGCTTCCCAGCAGCAGCGCCTGATGGAGTGGCGCGAACATGGTTATCCCGTTTACTCGCTGGGGCCAAATGCGTCGTAA